The following proteins are co-located in the Cherax quadricarinatus isolate ZL_2023a chromosome 26, ASM3850222v1, whole genome shotgun sequence genome:
- the LOC128691646 gene encoding oplophorus-luciferin 2-monooxygenase non-catalytic subunit isoform X2: protein MESSFILFLFILSPTLGGRIGGGRSAYMSFQDVVCPAEEDITPCVCYEVNPETLDIDCSAVLDEDELAAVFQANFPSTSFRRLVINSNPNLKLLRNGDLGEASFQEIWITQGVLEAIEEGALSGSSSTLLHLVFNYNNISTFPFADLESFTELISLDLRSNNIEGFPTLSSATLKTLYLSKNPLGILPDDAFFGTPALEDIHLSSTKISVVNSGTFAELEHLTVLGLGNNLITYLEEEAIQCSPSVGLIDLGYNALRSVQANAFPGAKDAAVFTSLATV, encoded by the exons ATGGAATCCTCCTTTATACTTTTCCTGTTCATATTAAGCCCTACTCTAGGAGGACGGATAGGAGGGGGCAGGAGCGCTTACATGAGCTTTCAAGACGTAGTTTGTCCAGCCGAAGAGGACATCACTCCGTGTGTTTGCTATGAGGTGAACCCTGAGACCCTGGACATAGACTGTTCTGCTGTGTTGGATGAGGATGAACTAGCAGCTGTGTTTCAAGCAAACTTCCCGTCCACAAGCTTCCGCAGACTTGTCATCAACTCTAACCCAAACCTGAAATTGCTACGGAATGGTGATCTGGGGGAGGCATCCTTTCAGGAAATCTGGATCACTCAAGGAGTACTGGAGGCGATTGAAGAAGGTGCATTATCCGGCAgctcctccactctccttcacttGGTCTTCAACTACAATAACATCTCAACGTTTCCTTTCGCTGATTTGGAGTCCTTTACAGAGCTTATCTCTCTGGATCTGAGGAGCAACAACATTGAAGGCTTTCCCACACTATCCTCAGCCACGCTGAAGACGCTGTACCTCTCTAAGAACCCTCTGGGCATATTGCCCGACGACGCCTTCTTCGGAACTCCTGCTCTGGAGGATATCCACCTTTCTTCCACAAAGATTTCCGTGGTGAACTCAG GCACCTTCGCTGAGCTCGAACACTTGACGGTGCTGGGTCTTGGAAACAACCTTATCACCTACCTGGAGGAAGAGGCAATCCAGTGCAGTCCTTCAGTTGGCTTGATCGACTTAGGCTACAACGCACTAAGGAGCGTCCAGGCCAATGCATTTCCAG gagctaaggatgctgcagtgttcacATCACTAGCAACAGTCTAG